One window of Elaeis guineensis isolate ETL-2024a chromosome 11, EG11, whole genome shotgun sequence genomic DNA carries:
- the LOC140852589 gene encoding uncharacterized protein: MADDEMVFPGETLESLLEASKTPEGRWRLASGTLDAILRLPSFPPHTLLQYLRLLRNLCAGEGANQDSFIESGGPDRIAAVLLGPPPAPPEILRAGLQLLGNVALAGEAHRSAVWARFFPSGFLELARVREPGVRDPLCMVLDTCCSSDGGRPRLEELCGVERGLPILLEIITMASTAGHHEEWLEWLLSKVCIEEPYFSLLFSKLGRSNVSCNSSDVGYQYNIFTHEQAFLLGVLSKCLTERPEDIAVSNDFALNILEVLKAASTIVDFTSRGSSALPTGSPAIDVLGYSLAILRDICAWENPISPATEAPIDSLLSACFLELLLSYLRQLELPSTVRKSMVHVKDQIIQPSITDSSKVCPYKGYRRDVVSVIGNCLHRRKQFQDETRLLNGIPLLLQQCVVDEDNPFLREWGLLAVRNLLEGNEENQCAVAQLELQEPVITPEIAGLGLKVEVDKDSGRAKLVNIS; the protein is encoded by the exons ATGGCCGACGACGAGATGGTCTTTCCGGGAGAAACGCTAGAATCTCTCCTAGAAGCTTCGAAGACCCCGGAGGGCCGCTGGCGTCTCGCCTCCGGAACCCTAGACGCCATCCTCCGCCTCCCTTCCTTCCCTCCTCACACCCTCCTCCAATACCTCCGCCTCCTTAGAAACCTCTGCGCCGGCGAGGGCGCCAACCAGGACTCCTTCATCGAATCCGGCGGCCCCGACCGGATCGCCGCTGTCCTCCTGGGGCCGCCGCCAGCCCCGCCGGAGATCTTGCGGGCCGGGCTGCAGCTATTGGGGAATGTCGCCCTGGCCGGGGAGGCGCACCGGTCTGCCGTCTGGGCCCGGTTTTTCCCGTCCGGGTTCTTGGAGCTGGCTCGGGTCCGGGAGCCGGGTGTCCGCGATCCTCTGTGCATGGTCTTGGACACGTGCTGTTCCTCCGATGGAGGGCGTCCGAGGTTGGAAGAGCTTTGCGGGGTCGAAAGGGGGCTGCCCATCCTCCTGGAGATCATCACAATGGCTTCCACTG CTGGTCATCATGAAGAGTGGTTGGAGTGGCTACTCTCTAAAGTTTGCATCGAGGAGCCATATTTTTCCCTTTTGTTTTCAAAATTAGGCCGATCAAATGTGTCATGTAACTCTAGTGATGTTGGATACCAATATAACATATTTACCCACGAGCAGGCATTCCTTTTGGGTGTGCTTTCGAAATGCTTGACTGAGAGACCTGAAGATATCGCTGTTTCTAACGATTTTGCACTCAATATTCTGGAAGTCTTGAAGGCTGCTTCTACAATAGTGGATTTTACTTCCCGAGGTAGCTCTGCTCTTCCAACTGGTTCTCCTGCAATTGATGTACTAGGATACTCACTTGCCATTTTGAGGGATATATGTGCTTGGGAGAATCCTATATCACCAGCCACTGAGGCCCCCATTGACTCATTACTCTCAGCTTGCTTTCTGGAACTTCTTTTGAGTTATCTACGTCAGCTTGAGCTCCCATCAACAGTCAGAAAATCTATGGTTCATGTAAAAGACCAAATAATACAACCATCAATAACTGATTCTTCAAAGGTCTGCCCATACAAAGGATATCGGAGAGATGTTGTTTCTGTGATTGGCAATTGTCTACACCGAAGAAAGCAATTTCAGGATGAGACTAGACTGCTGAATGGGATTCCATTGCTGTTGCAGCAGTGTGTTGTTGATGAGGATAATCCATTCTTGAGGGAATGGGGATTGCTGGCTGTAAGGAATCTGCTGGAAGGAAATGAGGAAAACCAATGTGCGGTAGCTCAACTTGAGCTGCAAGAGCCTGTCATCACACCTGAAATTGCTGGATTAGGTCTAAAAGTGGAGGTAGACAAGGATAGTGGACGTGCAAAGCTGGTCAATATTTCATAA